In Solanum pennellii chromosome 3, SPENNV200, a single window of DNA contains:
- the LOC107014744 gene encoding ubiquitin domain-containing protein DSK2b-like, protein MSMGGGDASVPAGDGGDSNKVSNTGAGAGAGGGVTINIRCSSGSKFSVQVSLDSTVGSFKSILAQQANIPAEQQRLIYKGRILKDEQTLESYGLEADHTVHLVRGSAPAPSANPASATNVGGPNTAQNAPRNAASDAGGPFPGSGLGASMFPGLGSGGGGGLFGAGLPDFEQVQQQLTQNPDMMRDMMNMPLVQNLMNNPETIRNLIMNNPQMREIMDRNPELAHVLNDPATLRQTMEAARNPELMREMMRNTDRAMSNIESSPEGFNMLRRMYENVQEPFLNASTLSGDTRNDAGSNPFAALLGAQGGLGRQQANNPPTTGSETTDNLPAPNTNPLPNPWASAGTGAAQANTTARSNTAGDTRGAPLGLGGLGSPGLEQMLGGMPDTTSLNQMMQNPAISQMMQSLLSNPQYMNQVLGMNPQLRSMLDSNPQLREMMQNPEFIRQLTSPETVQQLMTFQQGLASQLGRQQTNQQPGQNAGGAALDNSGMEMLMNMFGGLGTGGLGVPNRSNVPPEELYATQLTQLQEMGFFDTQENIRALTASGGNVHAAVERLLGNLGQ, encoded by the exons ATGAGTATGGGAGGCGGAGATGCTAGTGTTCCGGCGGGAGACGGCGGCGATTCAAACAAGGTGAGTAACACCGGCGCCGGTGCCGGTGCCGGCGGAGGTGTTACAATCAACATCCGATGTTCTAGTGGCTCGAAATTCTCTGTGCAGGTCAGCCTCGATTCTACCGTCGGATCGTTCAAGTCTATTCTTGCACAACAAGCCAACATTCCTGCTGAACAACAGAGATTGATCTATAAAGGCCGGATCTTAAAGGACGAGCAAACACTAGAAAGCTACG GTCTGGAGGCAGATCACACGGTTCATTTAGTTCGAGGTTCTGCCCCAGCTCCCTCTGCAAACCCTGCAAGTGCAACCAATGTTGGAGGTCCAAATACTGCTCAGAATGCACCAAGAAATGCTGCTTCTGATGCAGGCGGACCATTTCCAGGATCAGGCCTTGGAGCTTCAATGTTTCCTGGTCTTGGAAGTGGTGGCGGCGGTGGTTTGTTTGGAGCTGGTCTTCCAGATTTTGAGCAGGTCCAGCAGCAGTTGACTCAAAACCCTGACATGATGAGAGATATGATGAATATGCCTCTTGTTCAGAATTTAATGAATAACCCTGAAACCATCCGTAACTTGATCATGAACAATCCCCAAATGCGAGAGATCATGGATCGTAATCCGGAGCTTGCTCACGTACTCAATGATCCTGCTACTCTTCGACAGACAATGGAGGCTGCACGAAACCCTGAACTTATGCGTGAGATGATGCGCAATACAGACAGGGCCATGAGCAATATTGAATCTTCTCCAGAGGGATTTAACATGCTGAGGCGTATGTATGAAAATGTTCAGGAGCCATTCCTAAATGCATCAACATTGTCTGGAGATACGAGAAATGATGCAGGATCTAACCCGTTTGCAGCTCTTTTGGGAGCACAAGGTGGACTAGGCAGACAGCAGGCAAATAATCCTCCAACTACTGGTTCTGAGACTACTGATAATCTGCCTGCCCCAAATACTAATCCACTTCCGAATCCTTGGGCATCTGCAGGCA CTGGAGCTGCCCAAGCCAATACCACTGCTAGGTCAAATACTGCTGGGGATACCAGGGGTGCACCACTTGGCCTAGGTGGGCTTGGTTCCCCAGGTTTGGAGCAAATGCTAGGCGGCATGCCTGATACTACTTCGCTAAATCAAATGATGCAGAACCCTGCCATCTCACAGATGATGCAGTCTCTCCTTTCAAATCCACAGTACATGAACCag GTTTTAGGGATGAACCCACAGCTTAGAAGCATGCTTGATTCCAATCCACAGCTCAGAGAAATGATGCAAAATCCTGAATTTATTCGTCAATTGACATCGCCTGAGACAGTGCAG cAACTTATGACTTTCCAGCAAGGACTTGCATCTCAACTTGGGCGTCAGCAAACAAACCA ACAGCCGGGCCAAAATGCTGGTGGAGCAG CACTTGACAACTCGGGAATGGAAATGCTTATGAACATGTTTGGTGGACTTGGGACCGGGGGCTTGGGTGTCCCTAACAGATCTAATG TGCCCCCAGAGGAATTATATGCTACTCAGCTAACGCAGTTACAAGAAATGGGTTTCTTTGACACTCAAGAAAATATCCGGGCACTAACTGCCTCCGGTGGCAATGTTCATGCTGCCGTAGAGCGACTTCTTGGAAATCTTGGACAATAG
- the LOC107015497 gene encoding heterogeneous nuclear ribonucleoprotein H2 isoform X1: MYGSRGAMLGSGGVSDGYEIGSKRPRMMESNPYFAVSSGASSYHQPYGYGSGRFQPSGFPVVRLRGLPFNCTEIDIHKFFAGQDIVDVLLVNKDGRFIGEAFVVFAGHMQVDYALQRDRQNMGRRYVEVFSCKKEEYYQAVAAEVKEGGKDYEYRSPSLSRPKRSVKKDDMEYSGILKLRGLPYSVRKTDIGRFFGEEFNVKPDKVHIAYRSNGKATGEAYVEFASTEEAKKAMCKDNMKIGSRYIELFPSHPDEARRAESRSQH, encoded by the exons ATGTACGGATCAAGAGG GGCAATGTTGGGGAGCGGGGGGGTTTCGGACGGGTACGAGATTGGCTCAAAGAGACCAAGAATGATGGAATCAAATCCCTACTTCGCAGTGAGCAGCGGTGCAAGCAGTTATCACCAGCCTTATGGCTATGGCAGCGGCAGATTTCAGCCTTCTGGATTTCCCGTTGTTCGTTTGAGGGGTCTTCCGTTCAACTGCACTGAAATTGACATTCACAAGTTCTTTGCTGGCCAGGATATTGTGGATGTTTTACTCGTCAACAAGGATGGACGGTTCATTGGGGAGGCTTTTGTTGTCTTTGCTGGTCATATGCAAGTTGATTATGCTCTTCAAAGGGACAGACAGAACATGGGGAGGAGATATGTGGAAGTTTTCAGCTGTAAGAAAGAAGAGTATTACCAAGCTGTAGCTGCTGAGGTGAAGGAAGGAGGTAAGGATTATGAATATCGTTCCCCTTCTCTATCTCGACCAAAGAGGTCAGTGAAGAAAGATGATATGGAGTACTCTGGGATACTGAAATTGCGAGGTCTCCCATACAGTGTTAGAAAAACAGATATTGGCAGGTTTTTCGGTGAGGAATTTAATGTTAAACCTGACAAGGTACACATTGCATACCGCTCCAATGGAAAAGCTACTGGAGAGGCTTATGTGGAATTCGCCTCTACTGAAGAGGCCAAGAAAGCTATGTGCAAGGACAATATGAAGATTGGATCTAGGTATATTGAACTATTTCCTTCTCATCCAGATGAAGCTAGACGAGCCGAGTCAAGGTCACAACACTGA
- the LOC107015497 gene encoding heterogeneous nuclear ribonucleoprotein F isoform X2: protein MQVDYALQRDRQNMGRRYVEVFSCKKEEYYQAVAAEVKEGGKDYEYRSPSLSRPKRSVKKDDMEYSGILKLRGLPYSVRKTDIGRFFGEEFNVKPDKVHIAYRSNGKATGEAYVEFASTEEAKKAMCKDNMKIGSRYIELFPSHPDEARRAESRSQH, encoded by the coding sequence ATGCAAGTTGATTATGCTCTTCAAAGGGACAGACAGAACATGGGGAGGAGATATGTGGAAGTTTTCAGCTGTAAGAAAGAAGAGTATTACCAAGCTGTAGCTGCTGAGGTGAAGGAAGGAGGTAAGGATTATGAATATCGTTCCCCTTCTCTATCTCGACCAAAGAGGTCAGTGAAGAAAGATGATATGGAGTACTCTGGGATACTGAAATTGCGAGGTCTCCCATACAGTGTTAGAAAAACAGATATTGGCAGGTTTTTCGGTGAGGAATTTAATGTTAAACCTGACAAGGTACACATTGCATACCGCTCCAATGGAAAAGCTACTGGAGAGGCTTATGTGGAATTCGCCTCTACTGAAGAGGCCAAGAAAGCTATGTGCAAGGACAATATGAAGATTGGATCTAGGTATATTGAACTATTTCCTTCTCATCCAGATGAAGCTAGACGAGCCGAGTCAAGGTCACAACACTGA
- the LOC107012675 gene encoding probable serine/threonine-protein kinase PIX13 produces the protein MGNCFGAKLSNSKSSSTYPSFSARPSTPDTSKSYSNGVGYSATSGSIGCSNFSAAASEDICLNGEILPIPNLKIYSFSDMKLSTKNFKSDSVLGIGGFGTVYKGWVDEKTLAPTKAGTGMIVAIKKLNSESTQGFEEWQSEVNFLGRLSHPNLVKLLGYCHEDKELLLVYEFMPKGSLENHLFRRSAAIEPLSWDLRLKIAIGAARGLAFLHTSEKKVIYRDFKASNILLDGNYNAKISDFGLAKLGPSDSNSHVTTRVMGTYGYAAPEYVETGHLYVKSDVYGFGVVVLELLTGLRALDTKRPNRQEKLVDWVKPMLSNKRKLKSIMDARMEGQYSSKAATLAAQITLKCLEGDPKNRPSMKEVMNVLEQIEAMKENPKESKSKSEHSSSHRHRQSPRSRQSPRQTNGQGFRSGSGK, from the exons ATGGGGAATTGTTTTGGAGCTAAGCTTTCTAACTCTAAATCTAGTAGTACTTACCCTAGCTTCTCAGCTAGACCATCTACTCCAG ATACATCAAAGAGCTACAGCAATGGCGTTGGCTACTCGGCCACGAGTGGCAGTATTGGATGTAGTAATTTCTCAGCAGCTGCAAGTGAAGATATATGTTTGAACGGAGAGATATTGCCGATTCCaaatttgaagatttatagtTTTTCTGATATGAAGTTGTCCACGAAGAATTTCAAGTCTGACTCAGTTTTGGGGATTGGCGGTTTTGGGACCGTGTATAAAGGATGGGTTGATGAAAAGACTCTTGCTCCGACTAAAGCTGGCACTGGAATGATTGTTGCCATCAAGAAGTTGAACTCTGAGAGCACTCAAGGATTTGAAGAGTGGCAG TCAGAAGTGAACTTTTTAGGAAGGCTTTCGCATCCTAACCTTGTTAAACTACTGGGATATTGTCATGAGGACAAGGAACTGTTACTCGTTTACGAATTTATGCCCAAGGGGAGCTTGGAAAACCATCTTTTTAGAA GGAGTGCTGCTATTGAACCGCTTTCTTGGGACTTGCGGCTCAAAATTGCCATAGGAGCAGCACGGGGCTTAGCGTTCTTACATACTTCAGAAAAGAAAGTTATTTACAGAGACTTCAAAGCCTCAAACATACTGCTTGATGGG AATTACAATGCAAAAATATCAGATTTTGGCTTAGCTAAACTGGGGCCTTCCGATAGTAACTCACACGTAACTACTCGTGTTATGGGCACATATGGTTATGCTGCTCCAGAATATGTTGAAACTG GTCATCTATATGTAAAAAGTGATGTTTACGGATTTGGAGTGGTCGTGCTTGAGTTGCTGACTGGTTTACGAGCACTCGACACCAAAAGACCAAACAGACAAGAGAAATTGGTGGACTGGGTGAAACCGATGCTGTCTAACAAAAGGAAGCTGAAGTCCATTATGGATGCTCGGATGGAAGGCCAATATTCTTCAAAAGCAGCAACACTTGCTGCTCAGATTACTCTAAAATGTCTAGAGGGAGACCCAAAGAATCGACCTTCAATGAAAGAAGTAATGAACGTGTTGGAACAGATCGAAGCCATGAAGGAGAATCCAAAAGAATCGAAAAGCAAATCCGAGCATTCTTCATCTCATCGTCACAGACAATCTCCAAGAAGTCGACAATCACCTCGTCAGACAAACGGCCAAGGATTCAGGTCAGGATCTGGAAAATGA